One Cucumis sativus cultivar 9930 chromosome 1, Cucumber_9930_V3, whole genome shotgun sequence DNA segment encodes these proteins:
- the LOC101219269 gene encoding uncharacterized protein LOC101219269: MTSSSGDDSVPVPYTLIPSNAAQQNVVVLSLYRPPPCRHRRLLRLCAFYSAAFLLLFAVAFLLFPSDPSLQLVRLKLNRVKVHLVPVVSLDLSFSVSLRVRNKNFFSLNYNFLGVSVGYRGRRLGYVSSEGGRVSARGSSYVNATLDLNGLEVVHDVLYLLADLGKGIIPFDTETDVEGSMGLFFIKIPIKARVSCEVLVNTNNQTIEHQDCYPE, from the exons ATGACCTCCAGCTCCGGGGACGATTCGGTCCCGGTGCCCTACACTCTCATTCCCTCAAATGCTGCGCAACAAAACGTCGTCGTTTTATCCCTCTACCGTCCCCCTCCATGCCGACACCGCCGCCTTCTCCGCCTCTGTGCCTTCTACTCTGCCGccttcctcctcctcttcgccgttgcttttcttctttttccctccGATCCCTCCCTCCAACTTGTCCGTTTGAAACTCAATCGCGTCAAAGTCCATTTGGTGCCTGTTGTTTCTCTTgacctttctttttctgtttctctTAGGGTTCGCAATAAGAACTTCTTCTCTCTTAATTACAATTTCCTTGGCGTTTCCGTTGGCTACCGGGGAAGACGACTTGGATATGTGAGCTCTGAAGGCGGTCGAGTTTCTGCTCGAGGTTCTTCTTATGTGAATGCCACTCTCGATTTGAATGGGTTGGAGGTTGTTCATGATGTCTTGTACTTGCTTGCGGATCTGGGGAAGGGTATTATTCCCTTCGATACGGAGACCGATGTGGAAGGATCCATGGGGCTCTTCTTTATCAAAATCCCGATTAAG GCAAGAGTGTCATGTGAGGTACTTGTGAATACAAATAACCAGACAATTGAACATCAAGATTGCTACCCTGAG TGA